A window of the bacterium BMS3Abin08 genome harbors these coding sequences:
- a CDS encoding ribonuclease R winged-helix domain protein, whose product MSQTTMNKTLLAILKVLDRHQETIIGSREIARELKLYGIILSERTVRYHLKILDERGLTEVFGKEGRKITEKGREEIVNSLVSEKIGFVISRIDTLSYLTNLDLEEMKGDVILNISLINKKDLKQSLKLMKPVFSSPYIMSDRIVVFNSGEKIGDILLHDGMVAIGTVCSVTINGILLKAGIPVISRFGGVLEITKGKPPRFVALISYEGSSLDPLEIFIRGTMTDVHGLMKSGHGRVLASFREIPVVCHSSVKEMALRLKDKGIGGILTIGEPNTPLYEIPVGMDRAGMVIIGGLNPIALLEERGITAESKAMSTLYEYSELRPFKEVYRELT is encoded by the coding sequence ATGTCACAGACAACTATGAATAAGACGCTATTAGCCATACTCAAGGTCCTTGACAGGCATCAGGAAACTATCATAGGCTCACGTGAGATAGCAAGGGAACTGAAGCTCTACGGGATCATTCTCTCCGAGAGGACGGTAAGATACCACCTTAAGATCCTCGATGAGCGCGGGTTAACAGAGGTCTTTGGAAAGGAAGGCAGGAAGATTACCGAAAAGGGGAGGGAGGAAATTGTAAACTCCCTTGTCTCTGAAAAAATCGGTTTTGTAATAAGCAGGATCGATACCCTTTCGTACCTTACAAATCTGGACCTCGAGGAAATGAAGGGGGACGTGATACTGAACATATCCCTCATCAATAAAAAAGACCTTAAACAGTCACTGAAACTGATGAAACCGGTCTTCTCCTCCCCCTATATAATGAGTGACCGGATAGTCGTTTTCAACTCAGGGGAAAAGATCGGGGACATCCTGCTGCACGATGGGATGGTCGCCATCGGTACCGTATGCAGTGTAACAATTAACGGGATACTGCTTAAGGCCGGCATACCCGTTATATCCCGCTTCGGGGGGGTGCTGGAGATCACCAAGGGAAAACCACCCCGGTTTGTTGCCCTCATCAGCTATGAAGGCTCATCCCTCGACCCCCTCGAGATCTTTATCAGGGGAACAATGACCGATGTGCATGGTCTGATGAAGAGCGGCCACGGGAGGGTCCTTGCCAGTTTCCGGGAAATCCCGGTTGTCTGTCATAGCAGCGTAAAGGAAATGGCCCTGAGGCTTAAGGATAAGGGTATAGGGGGGATCCTCACCATAGGTGAACCCAACACACCGCTTTATGAAATACCTGTTGGCATGGACAGGGCCGGTATGGTGATCATAGGTGGCCTTAACCCCATAGCCCTTCTTGAAGAAAGGGGAATAACCGCTGAGAGCAAGGCAATGTCCACACTCTATGAGTACTCGGAACTAAGGCCCTTTAAAGAGGTATACAGGGAGTTAACATAA
- the nrdZ_1 gene encoding ribonucleoside-diphosphate reductase NrdZ: protein MGITTSTPRLSENALKVLQKRYLKKNEEGRIVDTPERMFRRIARAVAMADLNYGSTLQDVEISENEFYSLLTSLDFLPNSPTLMNAGRRLGQLSACFVLPVDDSMESIFEAVKNAAIIHKSGGGTGFSFSRLRPCGDVVGSTKGISSGPISFMTVFDTATEAVKQGGTRRGANMGMLRVDHPDIMSFVTCKDNNGKLNNFNISVALTEEFMRRVEDDGEYELINPRTKRMVKRLKAREVFDLIVQRAWSNGEPGVVFLDRVNQQNPTPGVGEIESTNPCGEQPLLPYESCNLGSINLARMIKKAAGSKGSEAGREVDWEKLRDTTLKAVHFLDNVIDINKYPMKKIEEMTKSNRKIGLGVMGWADMLIQLGIPYNSERALGLAEEVMRFINEEGKKASEELAAKRGVFPNYESSIYEGKRKLRNATITTIAPTGTLSIIAGCSSGIEPLFAVSFVRTVLEGTKLLEVNPYFESVAREHGFFTRELMERISEAGSILDIEEIPGDIKEFFVTAHDITPEDHIRMQAAFQKHVDNAVSKTVNFPHSATPEDVKKVYLLAYRLGCKGVTVYRDGSREEQVLSKGAGKGPEVRSRESADKAGEADAGFSKIVPRERPDVIKGTTRAMKTGCGALYVTVNEDEKGLPFEVFNHIGKAGGCASSQSEAIGRLVSLSLRSGIAPDEIIKQLKGISCHQHAWSRGGKISSCADAIAKALELHVTRSNGNGKKRIDVEVMRTGACPECGGTVEHEGGCVVCRNCGHTKCG from the coding sequence ATGGGGATTACGACTTCCACACCACGGCTAAGTGAAAATGCACTTAAGGTCCTTCAGAAGAGATATCTGAAGAAGAATGAAGAGGGACGTATTGTTGATACGCCCGAGAGGATGTTCAGGAGGATCGCAAGGGCGGTTGCAATGGCAGATCTCAACTATGGTTCCACCTTGCAGGATGTAGAGATTTCAGAGAATGAATTTTATTCGCTGCTGACTTCCCTCGATTTCCTGCCGAACAGCCCCACATTGATGAATGCAGGCAGGAGGCTCGGGCAGCTTTCCGCCTGTTTTGTCCTTCCCGTAGATGACTCGATGGAGAGTATCTTCGAGGCCGTCAAGAATGCTGCAATCATACATAAATCAGGTGGGGGGACGGGTTTCAGTTTCTCAAGGTTAAGGCCCTGTGGCGATGTGGTGGGTTCAACGAAGGGGATCTCTTCCGGCCCCATATCCTTCATGACCGTATTTGATACGGCAACCGAGGCGGTCAAGCAGGGCGGTACTCGGAGGGGTGCAAACATGGGCATGCTCAGGGTTGACCATCCTGACATCATGAGTTTCGTTACCTGCAAGGATAACAATGGTAAGCTTAACAACTTCAATATCTCGGTGGCTCTTACAGAGGAATTCATGCGGAGGGTTGAGGATGACGGGGAGTACGAGCTTATTAACCCCAGGACCAAAAGGATGGTGAAGCGGCTGAAGGCAAGGGAGGTGTTCGACCTTATTGTGCAACGTGCCTGGAGTAATGGTGAACCCGGAGTAGTATTTCTTGACAGGGTCAACCAGCAGAACCCGACACCAGGGGTGGGGGAGATTGAGAGTACAAACCCCTGCGGCGAACAGCCCCTGTTGCCCTATGAATCGTGCAATCTTGGTTCCATAAATCTTGCCAGGATGATAAAAAAAGCAGCCGGGAGCAAGGGATCGGAAGCCGGACGGGAAGTGGACTGGGAGAAGCTTCGTGACACAACATTAAAGGCCGTTCACTTTCTCGACAACGTTATTGATATCAACAAGTACCCGATGAAGAAAATCGAAGAGATGACAAAGTCAAACAGAAAGATCGGCCTTGGGGTGATGGGCTGGGCTGATATGCTTATTCAGCTTGGGATACCCTATAACTCTGAAAGGGCTTTAGGGCTTGCTGAAGAGGTGATGAGGTTCATAAACGAGGAGGGGAAGAAGGCATCCGAGGAGCTTGCGGCCAAAAGGGGTGTGTTTCCCAATTATGAAAGCAGTATATATGAGGGTAAGAGAAAACTCAGGAATGCAACGATAACCACAATAGCCCCTACAGGCACGCTCAGTATAATCGCCGGATGCTCTTCAGGGATCGAGCCGCTCTTTGCTGTTTCCTTTGTGAGAACCGTCCTGGAGGGAACAAAACTCCTTGAGGTAAATCCATACTTTGAAAGTGTAGCCAGGGAGCACGGCTTTTTCACGAGGGAGCTGATGGAGCGGATATCGGAGGCCGGGTCCATACTTGACATTGAAGAGATCCCCGGGGATATCAAGGAATTTTTTGTCACGGCCCATGATATAACGCCTGAGGACCATATAAGAATGCAGGCCGCCTTCCAGAAACATGTTGATAATGCCGTAAGCAAGACAGTAAACTTTCCCCACAGCGCAACCCCTGAAGATGTGAAAAAGGTCTATCTCCTTGCATACAGGCTGGGCTGTAAAGGGGTGACTGTTTACCGTGACGGCTCCAGGGAGGAACAGGTTCTCAGTAAGGGGGCGGGAAAGGGGCCGGAAGTCAGGAGCCGGGAGTCGGCAGATAAGGCCGGAGAAGCGGATGCCGGCTTTTCAAAGATAGTTCCCAGAGAGAGACCCGATGTAATCAAGGGAACGACGAGAGCAATGAAGACCGGCTGTGGGGCCCTGTATGTTACCGTTAACGAAGATGAGAAGGGGCTTCCCTTTGAGGTGTTCAATCATATAGGTAAGGCGGGTGGGTGTGCATCAAGCCAGTCCGAGGCGATAGGGCGGCTGGTATCCCTTTCCCTCCGTTCGGGGATCGCCCCTGATGAGATAATTAAACAGCTCAAGGGTATCTCATGCCACCAGCATGCATGGTCAAGAGGCGGAAAGATCTCCTCCTGCGCAGATGCCATAGCAAAGGCACTGGAACTCCATGTGACGAGGAGCAATGGTAACGGGAAAAAGAGGATCGACGTGGAGGTAATGCGTACAGGGGCCTGCCCTGAATGTGGTGGTACCGTGGAACATGAAGGTGGCTGTGTCGTTTGCCGTAACTGCGGGCATACGAAGTGCGGATAA
- a CDS encoding cytidine and deoxycytidylate deaminase zinc-binding region, with product MSDRGNGRQEAHSRPLWDEYFLEIAKVVSSRSTCLRRRYGAVIVKDRVIVSTGYNGSPRGAVNCIDSGVCKRKELNVPPGERYELCVAVHAEQNAIVNGTPERMKDATIYIAGHEADGTLAEAHPCLLCRRMIQNARIGKVVYLAKGGDIVRVEDVRDLEKRVDPQTGAEGQRYI from the coding sequence ATGAGCGATAGAGGAAACGGAAGGCAGGAAGCCCATTCGCGGCCGCTGTGGGACGAGTACTTCCTTGAGATAGCCAAGGTTGTATCCTCAAGGTCCACCTGTCTCAGACGCCGTTATGGCGCCGTTATCGTAAAGGACAGGGTGATCGTCAGTACCGGCTATAACGGCTCACCCAGGGGGGCGGTAAACTGTATTGATTCAGGGGTGTGCAAGAGGAAGGAACTGAACGTTCCTCCGGGGGAGCGGTATGAACTCTGCGTGGCAGTTCATGCTGAACAGAACGCCATTGTGAATGGTACTCCGGAGAGGATGAAGGATGCAACGATATATATTGCCGGACACGAGGCAGACGGCACCCTTGCCGAGGCCCATCCATGCCTGCTCTGCCGCCGCATGATCCAGAACGCCCGGATAGGAAAGGTGGTCTATCTGGCAAAGGGGGGCGATATAGTGCGGGTTGAGGATGTGAGGGACCTGGAGAAGCGGGTTGATCCACAGACCGGTGCAGAGGGACAGAGATACATATAA
- a CDS encoding response regulator FixJ, whose translation MALRALVFDDEEGVRDILTLFLRGRGYEVLSFSDPGTFNTRCSCSEGKPCGDILITDNRMPRLTGLELVRRLLRNGCNGVVRNMAVISGHWTGADLREAGRLGCKTFHKPFRMEEIYKWLDECEGRINAGRKSIDRPDVSVNCNVA comes from the coding sequence ATGGCACTAAGGGCACTTGTCTTTGACGACGAAGAGGGGGTAAGGGATATTCTTACCCTGTTTCTCAGGGGAAGGGGATATGAGGTACTGTCGTTTTCTGATCCGGGCACTTTCAATACAAGATGCTCCTGTTCAGAGGGAAAACCATGTGGGGACATACTGATAACCGACAACAGAATGCCCCGGCTTACGGGCCTGGAACTGGTCAGACGGTTGCTCCGGAACGGCTGTAACGGTGTCGTCCGTAACATGGCGGTAATATCGGGTCACTGGACAGGAGCAGACCTCAGAGAGGCCGGCCGGCTTGGCTGTAAGACCTTCCATAAGCCGTTCCGGATGGAGGAGATCTATAAGTGGCTGGATGAGTGTGAGGGCAGAATAAATGCCGGCAGGAAATCAATAGACAGGCCTGATGTCTCGGTAAACTGCAACGTTGCGTAG
- the nikR_1 gene encoding putative nickel-responsive regulator codes for MPVVKLGISFPVELIEELDKISKELKKSRSEIVRNAITRMLSDYKKQKAIEKAEKVYKEIAEDDRRLSEDFLGICAEPKVKYKRGKKAAKE; via the coding sequence ATGCCTGTTGTGAAGCTTGGTATAAGTTTTCCTGTAGAGCTTATTGAAGAATTAGATAAAATATCCAAGGAATTAAAAAAGAGCAGGAGCGAAATTGTCAGAAACGCAATAACAAGGATGCTCAGTGACTACAAAAAACAAAAGGCCATTGAGAAAGCAGAGAAGGTTTATAAAGAGATCGCTGAAGATGACAGACGTCTTTCAGAGGATTTTCTGGGCATTTGTGCAGAGCCTAAAGTGAAATATAAACGTGGTAAAAAAGCAGCTAAAGAATGA
- the ndoA_1 gene encoding mRNA interferase EndoA translates to MKLPKRGEIYFLDFSPSKGKEMKGPHPALVIQNDVGNKVGALIIVAAITGNFRVAELPVGVSITPEETGRPHKSVIHLGQIYTIDKERLGNFVGAISKDKMSEVNRAIEVSLGLMEFWE, encoded by the coding sequence ATGAAACTGCCCAAAAGGGGTGAGATATATTTCCTTGATTTCAGTCCTTCAAAAGGCAAGGAAATGAAGGGGCCTCATCCAGCTCTCGTAATTCAAAATGATGTTGGGAATAAGGTAGGTGCTCTTATAATTGTTGCCGCCATAACAGGCAATTTCAGAGTTGCAGAGCTTCCGGTTGGTGTATCGATAACACCTGAAGAAACCGGCCGGCCTCATAAATCCGTCATCCATCTTGGTCAAATATATACCATCGATAAAGAAAGACTCGGGAATTTTGTCGGAGCGATTTCAAAGGATAAGATGTCAGAGGTTAACAGGGCAATAGAGGTTAGTCTTGGACTCATGGAATTCTGGGAGTAA
- the hindIIIM gene encoding modification methylase HindIII codes for MQPKTTIIIGDSRRMDEIINESVHLVITSPPYWQLKDYGNGSQIGFNDSYEDYINNLNLVWDECYRVLHEGCRLCINIGDQFARSVYYGRYKIIPIRTEIIKFCETIGFDYMGAIIWQKVTTCNTTGGATIMGSFPYPRNGIIKLDYEFILIFKKLGNPPKVTKEIKEQSKLTKDEWNEYFYGHWNFPGEKQDKHLAMFPEELPKRLIKMFSFVGDTVLDPFLGSGTTCLAAKNLNRNSIGYEINEKFLPIIKEKLGVDKHSEEIEVMTQKKKAVDFKKEIIELPYVFKDPVRFDKKVDPKKLRFGSRIDHSDHKRETYYSVKEIVSPEIVVLDNGLKIRLVGIKEKKGSNGKAVMFLKEKLKGQKVFLKFDAIKYDDKGNLLCYLYLKNKTFINAHLIKNKLVQVDSSLNFKYKNKFLSMQK; via the coding sequence ATGCAACCTAAAACTACCATAATCATCGGCGACAGCCGAAGGATGGATGAAATTATTAATGAGAGTGTTCATCTCGTTATTACATCTCCTCCATACTGGCAATTGAAGGATTACGGCAACGGCAGCCAGATAGGGTTTAATGACAGTTATGAGGATTATATAAACAACCTCAACCTTGTCTGGGATGAGTGCTACAGGGTCTTACATGAGGGCTGTCGTCTGTGTATAAACATCGGAGACCAGTTTGCACGGTCTGTCTATTACGGCAGGTACAAGATCATCCCGATAAGGACGGAGATAATCAAGTTCTGCGAGACAATAGGGTTTGATTACATGGGGGCTATCATCTGGCAGAAGGTCACCACATGCAACACTACAGGTGGGGCCACAATCATGGGCTCTTTCCCCTATCCCCGGAATGGAATTATAAAGCTTGACTATGAGTTTATTCTCATATTCAAGAAATTAGGTAATCCACCAAAAGTAACCAAGGAGATTAAGGAGCAATCAAAGCTCACAAAGGATGAATGGAATGAATACTTTTATGGACACTGGAACTTTCCCGGAGAAAAACAGGACAAACACCTTGCAATGTTTCCGGAGGAGTTGCCGAAGAGATTAATAAAGATGTTCAGTTTTGTGGGAGATACTGTCCTTGACCCATTCCTGGGAAGTGGAACCACCTGCCTTGCTGCCAAGAATTTAAATAGAAACTCTATTGGATATGAAATCAATGAAAAATTTCTGCCCATAATCAAAGAAAAACTCGGCGTGGATAAACATTCAGAAGAGATTGAAGTAATGACTCAAAAAAAGAAGGCAGTGGACTTTAAGAAGGAGATCATAGAACTACCCTATGTCTTTAAAGACCCCGTGAGGTTTGATAAAAAGGTTGATCCCAAAAAGCTAAGATTCGGCTCAAGGATAGACCATTCAGATCATAAAAGGGAGACTTACTATTCGGTAAAAGAGATAGTAAGTCCTGAGATAGTAGTGCTGGACAATGGTTTAAAAATCAGGCTGGTTGGTATTAAAGAAAAGAAGGGATCAAACGGAAAGGCAGTTATGTTTCTGAAAGAGAAGCTGAAGGGACAAAAGGTATTTCTTAAATTTGATGCAATAAAGTATGATGACAAAGGCAATCTATTATGCTACCTCTATTTGAAAAACAAGACCTTTATAAATGCCCATCTTATTAAAAATAAATTGGTGCAGGTAGATTCTTCACTAAACTTTAAATACAAGAATAAATTCCTTTCCATGCAGAAGTAG
- a CDS encoding MjaI restriction endonuclease, whose amino-acid sequence MQIKLTNKEIRESLEVETPSFPKYVTQIINLANQNAQGTRPRVVGQLSDLIQEFTGKTIDEWEQWYLQKYPDAIKTAKEKILEMVENLKDAINKIDDNMVNDWVWDLVIVKTFLGLKFQEAILKKAAEIKGVDYRLSDNTDESKGIDGYIGDIPVSIKPDTYKVKRSLSENIDVKIIYYKKVKDGIEVDYGEIS is encoded by the coding sequence ATGCAGATAAAGCTCACAAATAAAGAGATCCGGGAGTCCTTAGAGGTTGAAACACCGTCATTTCCCAAATATGTTACACAAATAATCAATCTTGCCAACCAGAATGCACAGGGAACAAGACCAAGAGTTGTTGGTCAGCTAAGCGATTTGATTCAAGAGTTTACAGGCAAAACTATAGATGAGTGGGAGCAGTGGTATCTTCAAAAATATCCAGACGCCATAAAGACTGCAAAAGAAAAAATATTAGAGATGGTTGAAAACCTGAAGGATGCAATTAATAAGATTGACGATAATATGGTCAATGATTGGGTGTGGGACCTTGTTATTGTTAAAACATTTCTTGGGCTCAAGTTTCAGGAAGCAATTTTAAAAAAAGCTGCTGAGATTAAAGGGGTTGATTACAGACTATCTGATAATACAGATGAATCGAAAGGAATCGATGGATATATAGGAGATATCCCTGTATCGATAAAACCAGATACTTACAAGGTGAAAAGGTCTTTAAGCGAGAATATTGATGTAAAAATTATTTACTACAAAAAAGTGAAAGACGGTATTGAGGTGGATTATGGTGAGATTTCTTAA